Below is a genomic region from Streptomyces roseoviridis.
CGGCAGCTCCTCGACTCCAACCCGGTCCTCCAGCAGACCTTCGCCATCCGCGACGCCTACCTCGACCCCATCTCCTACCTCCAGGTCGCCCTCCTCGCCCGCCAGCGCTCCGCCGCCGAACGCGGCGAGGACCCCGACCCCCTGCTCGCCCGCGCCCTCCTCCTCACCGTGAACGGCGTCGCCGCCGGCCTGCGCAACACCGGCTGACGGCTCTCCACCGCACACGACAGTGCCCCCGCGGGTTCTCCCGCGGGGGCACCGTCATGACGGACGACGTCAGTGCTGCTGCGCCTTGCGGCGACGGCTCACCAGGAACGCACCGGCACCCGCGAGGGCGACGGCGGCGGCGGCGATGATGCCGACGGGGGCGCTGGAACCGGTCTCGGCCAGGTTGCCGTCCGAGTCACCGCCGTTGCCGCCGTTGCCGCCGTTGCTGCCGGGGGCGTTGGTGGCGCCGGGCGTGGACGGGGAAGCGGACGGCGACTCGGAGGTGCCGGGCGTCTCGGTGCCGGGCTTGTCGGTCGGCTTGTCCGTGGGCTTGTCCGTGGGCTTGTCGGTCGGCTTGTCCGTCGGCTTGTCCGTGGGCTTGTCGGTCGGCTTGTCCGTCGGGCAGTCGGTCTTGAAGACCTTGTGCTTGGCGCGGCCGTTCTCGCCCTCGAAGTTCCAGAACAGCTTGTACTGGCCGTTCGGGAGCGTCATGTCCTCGGTGCGCTCGTGGCCGTCACCGTCGAGGACGATGGTGCCCTCCTTGACCGTGGTGCCCTTCTCCTGCTCGTTCTTGGCCCAGGCCTCGATGTGCCACTGGACCTTCTGCTCGGCGTCGAAGCCGAACGCGTCGAGGTAGAAGGAGCAGACCTTGGGCTCGTTGTGCTTGAGCTCCTCACCGGTCTTGGAGTCGTGGATCTTCACGGTGCCGTTGTCGCCCTTGGGCTTACCGGTGGCGGAGGCGACCGGGGCGAGCAGCAGAGAAGCCGCGGTCACGGTGCTGACCACCGTGGCGGCGGAAATGAGGGTACGTCGCATAGGGCTGCTGTCCATCTGAGAGATGAGAGGGATGCCGTGGGAGGTGGCGGGGGCAGCCTATCCGCCGGCTCAAGTCGCCCTTAACCCAAGGGACGATAACGATTCCCAGCAATCAAGCCACCGTGTCCGAAAACCATCAGAGCGCGAAGAACGCCCCCACCAGCACCGCCGCCCCCACCCCCGCCACCGACCACGCCGTCCGCACCAGCCGCATCCCGCCCCCGATCAACGGCGCCGCCAGCACCAACGCCCCGCCCAGCGGCAACCACGCGTGCAGACCGCCACCCCAGCCCGCACGCACCGCCTCGTCCGTACCCGGCTTCACCACCACCGGCAGCGTCTCGCCCTTCTGCGCCGCCACCGAATGCGCGATCCGCAACGTGTGATGCCGCGACGCCGGATCATCCGACACGTAACGCCCGCTGCACATCTCCTCGGTACAACCCGTCACCGTCAACGTCCCGTGCTCCCGCCCCTTGGGCAACAGCACGTGCTGGGCCGAGTTCCAGGACGACCACACACCCGCCACCACGAGGAGCAGGACGACAAGGGCCATGGCGGCGTTACGGGCAAGCGTCATGACCCGCGATCGTACAGTCGTACCCGAACCAGGTCAGGAGTTGTACGCCGACTGCGCCCGCTCCAGGCCCTCCGTCACCAGGCACTCCACCGCATCCGCCGCCCGGTCCACGAAATAGTCCAGCTCCTTGCGCTCCGCCGACGAGAAGTCCTTCAGCACGAAATCCGCCACCTGCATCCGCCCCGGCGGCCGGCCGATACCGAACCGCAGCCGGTGGTACTCCGCGCCCATCGCCTTCGTCATCGACTTCAGACCGTTGTGCCCGTTGTCACCACCACCGAGCTTCAGCCGCAGCACCCCGTAATCGATGTCCAGCTCGTCGTGCACCGCCACCACACGCGCCGTCGGCACCTTGTAGAAGTCCCGCAACGCCGTCACCGGCCCGCCCGACAGATTCATGTACGACATCGGCTTGGCCAGCACCACCCGCCGGTTCGCCGGCCCCGGCGGACCCATCCGGCCCTCCACCACCTGCGCCTGCGCCTTCTGCGCCCGCTTGAACTTCCCGCCCATCCGCTCGGCCAGCAGGTCCACCACCATGAAACCCACGTTGTGCCGGTTCCCCGCGTACTCCGGGCCCGGATTGCCGAGGCCGACGATCAGCCAGGGGGCGTTCGCGTCGTCCGTCATCTGCGTCTCGTCTCCTCGTCCTCGCAACAGAAAGAAACGGGGTGCCGGACCGTTCCCGGTCCGTCACCCCGTCACGTCAGGCAGAGCCTACGGCTCAGGCCTCGGCGCCCTCGGAGCCCTCGCCCTCGGCAGCCGGCTCCTCGGCCTGCGCGGCCAGGATCTGGATGACGACGGCCTCGGGGTCCGTCACCAGGGTCGCGCCCTTCGGCAGCGCCACGTCCTTGGCGAGGATCGAGTCACCGGCCTGCAGGCCCGCGATCGACACCGTCACGGACTCGGGCAGGTGGGTGGCCTCGGCCTCGACGGAGATCGTGTTCAGCACGTTCTCGACCAGGAAGGCACCCGGAGCCAGGTCACCCTCGGTCTCGACGACGATCTCGACGGTGACCTTCTCGCCCCGCTGGACCAGCAGCAGGTCGACGTGCTCCAGGAAACCCTTCAGCGGGTCACGCTGAGCGGCCTTCGGGATCGCCAGCTCGGTGCCACGGCCCTCGATGTCCAGGGACAGCAGAACGTTCGGCGTACGCAGCGCCAGCGTCAGCTCGTGGCCCGGAAGGGTCAGGTGGATCGGGTCCGAACCGTGACCGTAGAGAACGCCGGGAACCTTGGCGTCACGACGGATCTTGCGGGCGGCACCCTTGCCGAACTCGGTGCGGAGGGAAGCGGCGAGCTTGACCTCGGACATGTGCACTCCTCGTATCAGGTGGTGACGGAGACGACTGTCACCCGGCCACGACTTGCCGATGGCCTGCTACGAAGAGCGCGTCGATAACGGACCGCCGAACCCGAGAACGGGTACGGCCTCCCTCGCCGAGCAACCACGACAGTCTAGCGGCCACCCCCCGACCGCCCAAATGGATCACCAGGACAGGGCCACCCGGGAAACACGTAAGGGCCGCGTCCCAGAGGAAGCGACCCTTACCACCAGCTCAGCCCACCGAGCCGGCCCCGACCAGGCTCAGATCAGCCCAGCCCGGCCCGGCCCGGCCGAGCTCACTGCTCCTCGAACAGGCTCGTCACCGAACCGTCCTCGAACACCTCACGCACCGCACGCGCGATCGTCGGCGCGATCGACAGCACCGTGATCTTGTCCAGCTCCAGCGAACTCGGATCCGGCAGCGTGTCCGTGAACACGAACTCGCTCACCTTCGAATTCTTCAGCCGATCAGCCGCCGGACCCGACAGGATGCCGTGCGTCGCCGTCACGATCACATCCTCCGCACCATGCGCGAACAGCGCATCGGCCGCCGCACAGATCGTGCCCGCCGTGTCCACCATGTCGTCCACCAGGACACACACACGACCCTCGACGTCACCCACGACCTCGTGGACCGTCACCTGGTTCGCCACGTCCTTGTCACGACGCTTGTGCACGATCGCCAGCGGCGCGTCCAGACGGTCACACCACCGGTCCGCCACCCGCACACGACCCGCGTCCGGAGACACGATCGTCAGCTTCGTCCGGTCCACCTTCGCACCCACGTAGTCCGCGAGCACCGGCAGCGCCGACAGATGATCCACCGGACCGTCGAAGAAGCCCTGGATCTGGTCCGTGTGCAGATCCACGGTCAGGATCCGGTGCGCACCCGCCGTCTTCAGCAGATCCGCCACCAGACGCGCCGAGATCGGCTCACGACCACGGTGCTTCTTGTCCTGACGCGCATAGCCGTACGACGGAATGATCACCGTGATGCTCCGGGCCGAAGCCCGCTTCAGAGCATCGATCATGATCAACTGCTCCATGATCCACTTGTTGATCGGAGCCGTGTGGCTCTGGATCAAGAAGCAGTCCGCACCGCGCGCGGACTCCTGGAAGCGGACATAGATCTCACCGTTGGCGAAGTCGAAAGCCTTGGTCGGCACGATGCCGACACCCAGCTGGTGTGCGACCTCCTCGGCCAGCTCGGGGTGGGCGCGGCCGGAGAAGAGCATCAGCTTCTTCTCGCCGGTCGTCTTGATCCCGGTCACAGCACTGTCTCCTCGACGGGTTCTCTGGCCGCAAAAACCCCGCGCTCCCGTGCGCGCGTGCGAGCCAGCCGAATTTGTGTGCACGTATCACGGTACGCCGACTTCGACGCACTCGTTTCCGGTCAGCTTTCGCCGGCGGACTTCTCACTGGCAGCCAGAGCGGCCTGCGCCGCAGCGCTCCCCGGCCTCTTCCGAGCCACCCAACCCTCGATATTCCGCTGCTGGCCACGGGCCACGGCCAGCGAACCGGGCGGCACGTCCTTCGTGATGACGGACCCGGCAGCGGTGTAGACGCCGTCCCCGATCGTGATGGGTGCCACAAACATGTTGTCCGAACCGGTACGACAGTGCGAGCCGATCGTCGTGTGGTGCTTCGCCTCACCGTCGTAATTCACGAAGACGCTCGCCGCACCGATGTTCGTGAACTCACCGATCGTCGCATCACCCACGTACGACAGATGAGGGACCTTCGTCCCCTCACCGATCACCGCGTTCTTCATCTCCACATACGTACCGGCCTTTGAACGGGCACCGAGATCCGTCCCCGGACGCAGATACGCATACGGCCCCACAGAGGCGCCCTCACCCACCACGGCCCCATCCGCCACCGTGTTGTCCACCCGGGCACCCCGCCCGACCCGCGTGTCCTTCAACCGCGAGTTCGGACCCACCACCGCGTCCTCGGCCACATGCGTCGAACCCAGCAGCAGCGTGTTCGGCAACACCGTCGCGTCCGGCTCGAACGTCACCGTCACATCCACGAACGTCGACGCCGGATCCACCACCGTCACACCCGCCAGCATCGCCCGCTCCAGCAACCGTGCATTCAACAGCGCACGCGCCTCCGCCAGCTGCACCCGGTTGTTGATCCCCAGAATCTCCCGGTGATCCACCGCCACCGACGCACCCACCCGGTGCCCGGCCTCCCGCAGGATCGACAACACGTCCGTCAGGTACTCCTCACCCTGACTGTTGTCCGTCCGCACCTTCCCCAGCGCATCCGCCAGCAGCACCCCGTCGAACGCGAACACCCCGGAATTGATCTCCCGGATCGCCCGCTGCTCCTCCGTGGCGTCCTTGTGCTCCACGATCTCCGTCACCGCACCGGACACCACGTCCCGCACGATCCGGCCGTAACCCGTCGCATCCGGCACCTCGGCGGTCAGCACGGTCACCGCATTGCCGTCGGCGGCATGCGTCGCGGCCAGCGCCCGCAGCGTCTCGCCCGACAGCAGCGGCGTGTCACCGCACACCACCACCACGGTCCCCTCGGGCGCCCGTCCCAGCTCCGCCAGAGCCGTCCGCACCGCGTGCCCCGTGCCGTTCTGCTCCTCCTGCACGGCCGTCCGGGTCCCCGCGTAGAACGCGTCCAGATGCCCCTTCACCTGCTCCCGCGCATGCCCCACGACCACGACCAGGTCCTCGGGCTCCAGCTCACGAGCGGCGGACACGACATGCCCGACGAGCGACCGCCCGGCGATCTCGTGCAGGACCTTGGGGGTCTTCGACTTCATGCGGGTGCCCTCACCCGCTGCGAGGACGACGACGGCGGCCGGGCGGTTGGCGCTCACGGGAATGCCCTTCGGCTTTCGGGTGGTGGACTTCCGAAGGATACCGGGGGGTACCGGGGCGGACATGAGTAAGGGTCCCGACCGGGGAGGTCGGGACCCGAACCAGGCATGCGGGCTCCCGGGGGAGGACTCGAACCCCCATGATCAGAACCAAAATCTGACGTCTTGCCCTTAGACGACCCGGGATGGCCGCTATGTCCGATTTCCTCGGACGGTCGCGGAAGCAGCCCCTACTATGCCGCACCAGGCCCCCTCGATGCGACGGTAGAGGTCGGCGCTGCCGCGAACCCGGATGGCCAGGCAACCTCGGTAGTCGTCCGCGACGTTCTTTCGGCTGGTCCTGGGGTTGTGGCGCTTGAGGGCCGTCTTCCCGAAGCGGTCAGGGGCGGCGCTGGTGATGCCGGCCCAGTAGCGCTCGGCCGCCGCGACGTCCGCGCTCTCGTGGATCATGACGTGATACACGTGCCGCTCTCGGTCCACGCCTAGGAGGTCGAGCCAGGCGATGAAGGTCTGGATCATGCCGGGGTCGCTGTTCACGAACGTGACGCGTTCCCGGCGGGCGTACGACTTGTCCTTGGTGCCCTCGGCCCAATAGAGGGCCACCCCCACCAGGAAGAGTTCGCGCTCGGAGAGTGCGCCCACCTCCCGCGCGGCGGCCTCCTTGGCGCGACGCCGCTCCTCGTCGCGGATGCGCATCGTCGCCTCCCAGCCCTTGCGGGCGATCGCCGATGCCTCCTCGCGGGTGCGCTTTTGCTCCGGCTTCGGCAGGTCCCTCACCCACAGCGAGATCGAGCTCTTCGAGCAGCCCAGCTCGACCTGGATCTGGTCGTAGGTCATGCCCTGGAGGCGGAGCTCGCGGGCGCGGGCGCGGAGGTCGTCCTTGGCGTTGGGGCGGCGGGTCCAGTCGGGTGGGGGTTCGCCTTTGACGAGGCGGTTGAGGAGGTCGTTGTTGTGGACCTGCAGGCGGTCGCGGATCTGGCGGAGGCTGAGTCCTTCGCGGCGTAAGGCGATCGCTCGTTCGCGCAGGGTCTCGAAGTCCGCGTAGCGGTTCGTTTCGGGTGTCATGGGACGAGGTTCGTCCGGAATGCGGACGTCCGGGTCGAATGTGTGGCCGGTTCACCAGTTCGAGGGACGGGTGTGTGGGTGCGTTGACACGCCGGGAAAATCGGTGGCCCTCGCCCGTAGGGTGGGAGGCATGACCGCAACGGGGGCAGACCGGGACGCGGCGGGCACGGAGGTGGCCCGCCGGAGCTGGTGGTGGTGGGGGAGACGGCGCAGTGTGGTGCTGGACGTGACGCTGGCCGTCGCGTCGGCGCTGGAGTGCGGGCTCGAGGGGGTCGGGTTCGCGCGTGAGGCGTCGGTGCCGGTGCCGGTGGGGGTGTTGTTCGGGCTGGTGGTGGGGTCGGTGCTGCTCGTGCGGCGGCGGTGGCCGATCACGGTGGTGCTCGTCTCGATCGCGGTGACGCCGGCGGAGATGGGCTTTCTGATGGGGATCGTCGGTCTCTATTCGCTGGCCGCGTCGGAGGTGCCTCGGCGGTATACGGCCGGTCTTGCGGGGATGTCGACGGTGGCCGTGTACGTGGTGACGGTGGTGCGGATGCGCCAGGACGTCGCGGAGGCGGACGCGGGGCAGGCGGATTTCGATCCGAGTGGCTGGTACGTGCCGGTCGTGTCGATGTTCATGACGTTGGGGCTGAACGCTCCGCCGGTGTTGTTCGGGCTGTACATAGGGGCGCGGCGTCGGCTGATGGAGTCGTTGCGGGAGCGGGCGGACAGTCTGGAGCAGGAGCTGTCGCTGCTCGCGGACCGGGCGGAGGAGCGGGCGCAGTGGGCGCGTCAGGAGGAGCGGACGCGGATCGCGCGGGAGATGCACGACGTGGTGGCGCATCGGGTGTCGTTGATGGTGGTGCACGCGGCGGCGTTGCAGGCGGTGGCGTTGAAGGATCCGCAGAAGGCGGTGCGGAACGCGGCGCTGGTGGGGGACATGGGCCGGCAGGCGTTGACGGAGTTGCGGGAGATGCTGGGGGTGTTGCGGGAGGGGACTCCGGTTGCGTCCGCCTCGTCCGCCTCACCTGCCTCGTCCGTTTCGTCCGCGTCGTCCGCGTCGTCCGACGGGGTCGCTGGGGGTTCGTCGGCCGGGGTGCCGTTGGCTGCGGTGGGGCGCGCGGCGGCGGCTGCCGCGGAGGCGGCTGCGGAGGGTGAGGGGCCGTGTCTGGACGCGCTGGAGGGGTTGGTCGAGCAGTCGCGGCAGGCGGGTGTGGTGGTGGAGCTGGTGGTGATGGGGGAGCGGCGGCGGTACGGGGTCGAGGTGGAGCGGACGGCGTACCGGGTGGTTCAGGAGGCGTTGACGAACGTCCACAAGCATGCGGTGGGTGCCGAGGTCGTCGTGCGGTTGGCGCATCGGGAGGGGGAGGTCGCGATGCAGGTGGAGAACGGTCCGTCGGACGGTGCGGTGGCGGGTGCGGGGCTGCCGAGTGGGGGGAACGGCCTGGTGGGGATGCGGGAGCGGGTGTCCCGGCTGGGTGGGGTGTTCGTGTCGGGTCCGACGGAGGCGGGTGGTTTCCGGGTGAGTGCGGTGCTGCCGGTGGACCGGACGGTGTGAGGGGGCGGGGCCCGGTGCGGGGTGCCGGGCGGCGCGGCGCGTCCTAGGGGGCTTGGACGAGGCGGGTGGGCTGGGTGCCGGTGACGAGGGTGCTCAGGGCGGTGTCGATGTCCCGGCCGAGGTACCAGTCGCCGGTGTGGTCGACGCTGTAGACGCGTCCTTCGATGTCCATGGCGAGGACGGCGCGCTGTTCGTCGCGGTCGGTTTCTTCGCCGAGGGGGGCGAGCTCGGTGTGGAGGGCGCGGCCGAGGTCGCCGAGGGTGCGGGCGAGGTGGAGTCCGGCGAGGGGGTCGATGCGTACGGTCGCGGGTGCTATCTGGCGGCCGTGGCCGGGGGCGGTGATGTGGAGGCCGCCGAATTCGGCCCAGGCTTCGACGACGGCGGGGAAGACGGTGTGGCGGTGCCCGGCGGGGGAGACGTGGCCGCGGAGGGTGTCGGCCCATTGTTCGGCGAGTTTGATGTCCCAGCGGCCGGGTTGCCAGCCGGCTTCGCGGAGGGCGGCGTCGACGTTGACGGGGAAGCGGGTGCTGTTGAGGTCGGGCATGAGGGGCGGGTTCAGCCGTTCTGGGCGGTCGTGGGGTCGACGGTGCGGACTCCGAAGTGGGCGAGCATGGCCGTACAGGAGCGGCAGGGCGGGGCGTAGGTGCCGTGGAGCGGGTCGCCGTCCTCGCGGATGCGGCGGGCGGTGAGTTTGGCGTGCTTGAGGGAGCGGCGTGCCTCGCTGTGGGTGAGTGGTTTGCGCTGGGCTCGTTTGGAGCGGGTGTTCTCGGCGGCGGTGAGGTGCCGGGAGAGCAGGATCGCTTCGGGGCAGCGTCCGGTGAAGCGTTCGCGCTGGCCGCTGGTGAGGGTGTCGAGGAAGTCCTGGACGAGGGGGTGCAGGGCGGGCGGCTGGTCGCCGCGGGCGGCGGTGCAGGTGAGTGTTTCGCCGCGGACGGAGAGGGCCGCGCCGACGGTGGGCAGGATTCCGTCTCGGCGGTGGCGCAGTAAGGGGGCGCGGTGGGTGTCGGTGTCGCTGCCCCAGTTGAGGCGTGGGTCACCCTGCGTGGGCGGTGGTGCCGGTGTGGTGCTTGTCTGCATGGTGCTGGTCTTCCCCTCCTGCAATCCCCCGAGTTGCGGGAACAGCCTGCCAAACGGGGTGGCCGATGGGGAAGCTGGGGCGGGGAAACGGGGTTTCGGTGTGTCGGAATCATGGCGGTGCTGTCATGCCGTCGTGACAGTTGGTCACCGTGGAGGGGGTGGGGGTGGTCGGCCGGCATCTGGCCGGGTGGTGGGGTGGGGGCACCGCTTAGGCTGTGCGGACCAGCCGGTACGAGTTACCAGTAGAAGCCACGCGGCAGACGCCACAGCAGCCACTCAGGGGGCAACCGCCATGACGACAGGTCGGCTCGGCCAGGACACCGTGCCGCCGAACGCGGCGTACGCCGGGCAGGTCGTGCACTTCCCGGATCCGGTCCGGGCTTCCCGTCATCCGCGAGGGGTGCGGGTGGACGAGCGCGGCTACCCGGATTTCTCTCCGTACGCGCGGGCGGCGGCGGAGATCGCCGATCCTCCGGAGGGGTTCGGGGTCGATGAACTGCGCCTGACGGATTACGTGTCGGCGAACGCGGCGTTGGCGGCGACGGGTCACGAGTTGTGGGACACGATTCCGGCGGTGGCGACGCCGCACGGCTGGACGTGGCATCACGTGGCGCATTCGCGGCGTCTGGAGCTGGTTCCGGTCGAGGTGAAGGCGTTGCTGCGGCATCACGGCGGGGTGGCGACGGCGGGTTCGGTGGACCAGTCGAAGCGGGGTACGCGGCCGCTGCAGGAGACCCGGCCGGTGCATTTCCGGTTGCCGAAGCGCGGTGTGGCGGTGTCGGAGCAGCAGGTGCAGGGGGTCGAGGAGGATCTGGGCTACCGGCTGCCGGGGGCGTATCGCGCGTTCCTGAAGGCGGCGGGTGGTTGTGCGCCGGTGGGTACGGCGTTGGACGCGGAGCTGGGGCTGCTGGTGGACCAGCCGTTCTTCACGGTGCGTGAGGAGGCGGGGGTCAATGACCTGGTGTACGTCAACAAGTGTCTTCGTGATCATCTGACGAAGGACTTCCTGGGTGTGGCCTTCGTGCAGGGCGGTCTGCTCGCGGTGAAGGTGAAGGGCGAGGCGGTCGGCTCGGTGTGGTTCTGCGCGTATGACGACGCGCGGGACGGTGGCGAGGTGGCGGCCGGCTGGACGGTGAACGAGCGGGTGGAGCGTCTGCTGCTGCCCTGTGGTGTGGATTTCGACGCGTTCTTGCAGCGGTTGGCGGGCAGTCCGCCGGAGCTGGAGACGGTGGCGAATCTGATGGTGGACGGTGGCTTCGCGCGTGCCGTGCCCGTGGTCCCGGTGGGGGAGTGAGCTGGCTGTGGTGACGTTCGCGCAGGCGCAGGAGCGTGCCGAGGAGTGGATCAACGGCGATGTGCCGGCGTATCTGCACCGTGAGGTGCGGGTGCGGGAGTTCGGTCTCGGGTTCGTGGTGTGGGCGGAGGACCGTGCGGAGGCGCCGACTCCGGACGGGGGACGGCAGCGTCTGGTCATCGCGCGGGACAGCGGCGAGGCGACGTTGTGGCCGGGGTTGCCGGTGGGTGAGGTGATCCGCCGGTACGAGGAGGAGTACGGGGCCGCGGCGGAGGCGGCGGCGCCGGTTCCGGCTCAGGCGGCGCGGGTGGATCTGAACCAGACGTCGTTCCTGTTGAGCCCGCCGGAGTGGCTTCAGGAGGCGGCGGACAAGATCGGTCTTCCGCCGGTGGGGTCGAACGCTTCGCAGGCGGCCGCGGCCGCGTCGCCGGAGTCGGCGTCGCACACGCCGCCGCTGCCGATGCCGGGCGGGGGCGACGAGGGTGCGGCCCCCGCGGGGGCGCTGCCCGAGGCCGTGCCGGTGGTGTCGGGCGATGCGGCCGGGGATGCGCCGACCGGTGTGGCGGAGCCGGGTGTGGCGCAGGCGGGTGCCGGGGCGGTGGCTTCGGGCGCCGTTTCCGGGGCGCCGTCCCTCGGCGGTGCGTCCGCCGGTGGTTCGTCCGCCGGTGGTGCGTCCCTCGGCGGTGCGTCCGCCGGTGGTTCGTCCGCCGGGGGCCTGTCCGGCGAGGCCGCGTCCGCGGAGGGCCCGTCCGCCGGGACCGGGTCCGTGGGCCCGGGCTCCGCCGGGGACTCCGTGTCCGAGGTGTCGGCCGCGCCGTGGGAGGTCGCGTCGCCGGACGGTGCCGCGTCCGTGGACGGCTCCGCCGGAGCTGGAGCTGGAGCTGGAGCTGGAGCCGGTGCCGGTGCCGGTGCGGGGGCCGGTGCCTCCGCTGACGCGCCGGGATCCCCTGCCGCGTCGGGATCCGCTGCCGCGTCGGACTCGGCCGATGTGCCGGGCTCGGCCGACGGGCCGGGGCGGGGCGTGGAGACGGAGGCCGCTTCCGGGGCGCCCGTCGCGGACGGTGCCGCCGGGGCCGTGCCCGAGGTGTCGGATGCGCCCTGGGCGGCGGCTTCGGACGCCGCCTCGCCGGCGGACGGTGCCGCCGGGGGCGACCACGAGCCGACCGCTTCGGACGGTGTGCCCGCCCAGAGCCCCTGGGCGGACGCGAACGCCAGCGTCGGCGGCGCCGACGGGGCGGTGCCGCTGCCGGCGACGGTGTTCGCGCCGCCGCTGTCGGGTGCCGACGACGAGGACGCGCCGCCGCCGTCGGTGGGTCCGGACGCGCCGACGGCGCTGATGAAGGGCGGCAGCGCGCTGCCGCCGACCGCGATCGCGCCGCGGCTGGACACGGACGGCATGTTCGGCCAGGGCGGCCCGCAGGTTCCGCCCGCGCCGTCGTCCGCGCCCGCCGCTTCCGCGACTCCCCCCGTGACTCCGGCGGCCCCTCCGGTGTCGCCGCCCGCTCCGCCCGCTCCTTCCGCGCCGTCCGCTCCGGGAGCCGCCGACATCGCCGACGCGGCGACCAGCAAGGCGCAGACGCCGCCGCCGGGTGGCTATGTGCGCACGCAGCTGGTGTCGCAGCTCGGG
It encodes:
- a CDS encoding SUKH-3 domain-containing protein, producing MPDLNSTRFPVNVDAALREAGWQPGRWDIKLAEQWADTLRGHVSPAGHRHTVFPAVVEAWAEFGGLHITAPGHGRQIAPATVRIDPLAGLHLARTLGDLGRALHTELAPLGEETDRDEQRAVLAMDIEGRVYSVDHTGDWYLGRDIDTALSTLVTGTQPTRLVQAP
- a CDS encoding 50S ribosomal protein L25/general stress protein Ctc, whose translation is MSEVKLAASLRTEFGKGAARKIRRDAKVPGVLYGHGSDPIHLTLPGHELTLALRTPNVLLSLDIEGRGTELAIPKAAQRDPLKGFLEHVDLLLVQRGEKVTVEIVVETEGDLAPGAFLVENVLNTISVEAEATHLPESVTVSIAGLQAGDSILAKDVALPKGATLVTDPEAVVIQILAAQAEEPAAEGEGSEGAEA
- a CDS encoding sensor histidine kinase — protein: MTATGADRDAAGTEVARRSWWWWGRRRSVVLDVTLAVASALECGLEGVGFAREASVPVPVGVLFGLVVGSVLLVRRRWPITVVLVSIAVTPAEMGFLMGIVGLYSLAASEVPRRYTAGLAGMSTVAVYVVTVVRMRQDVAEADAGQADFDPSGWYVPVVSMFMTLGLNAPPVLFGLYIGARRRLMESLRERADSLEQELSLLADRAEERAQWARQEERTRIAREMHDVVAHRVSLMVVHAAALQAVALKDPQKAVRNAALVGDMGRQALTELREMLGVLREGTPVASASSASPASSVSSASSASSDGVAGGSSAGVPLAAVGRAAAAAAEAAAEGEGPCLDALEGLVEQSRQAGVVVELVVMGERRRYGVEVERTAYRVVQEALTNVHKHAVGAEVVVRLAHREGEVAMQVENGPSDGAVAGAGLPSGGNGLVGMRERVSRLGGVFVSGPTEAGGFRVSAVLPVDRTV
- a CDS encoding YwqJ-related putative deaminase, with amino-acid sequence MQTSTTPAPPPTQGDPRLNWGSDTDTHRAPLLRHRRDGILPTVGAALSVRGETLTCTAARGDQPPALHPLVQDFLDTLTSGQRERFTGRCPEAILLSRHLTAAENTRSKRAQRKPLTHSEARRSLKHAKLTARRIREDGDPLHGTYAPPCRSCTAMLAHFGVRTVDPTTAQNG
- a CDS encoding SMI1/KNR4 family protein, whose protein sequence is MTTGRLGQDTVPPNAAYAGQVVHFPDPVRASRHPRGVRVDERGYPDFSPYARAAAEIADPPEGFGVDELRLTDYVSANAALAATGHELWDTIPAVATPHGWTWHHVAHSRRLELVPVEVKALLRHHGGVATAGSVDQSKRGTRPLQETRPVHFRLPKRGVAVSEQQVQGVEEDLGYRLPGAYRAFLKAAGGCAPVGTALDAELGLLVDQPFFTVREEAGVNDLVYVNKCLRDHLTKDFLGVAFVQGGLLAVKVKGEAVGSVWFCAYDDARDGGEVAAGWTVNERVERLLLPCGVDFDAFLQRLAGSPPELETVANLMVDGGFARAVPVVPVGE
- a CDS encoding ribose-phosphate diphosphokinase gives rise to the protein MTGIKTTGEKKLMLFSGRAHPELAEEVAHQLGVGIVPTKAFDFANGEIYVRFQESARGADCFLIQSHTAPINKWIMEQLIMIDALKRASARSITVIIPSYGYARQDKKHRGREPISARLVADLLKTAGAHRILTVDLHTDQIQGFFDGPVDHLSALPVLADYVGAKVDRTKLTIVSPDAGRVRVADRWCDRLDAPLAIVHKRRDKDVANQVTVHEVVGDVEGRVCVLVDDMVDTAGTICAAADALFAHGAEDVIVTATHGILSGPAADRLKNSKVSEFVFTDTLPDPSSLELDKITVLSIAPTIARAVREVFEDGSVTSLFEEQ
- the pth gene encoding aminoacyl-tRNA hydrolase, translated to MTDDANAPWLIVGLGNPGPEYAGNRHNVGFMVVDLLAERMGGKFKRAQKAQAQVVEGRMGPPGPANRRVVLAKPMSYMNLSGGPVTALRDFYKVPTARVVAVHDELDIDYGVLRLKLGGGDNGHNGLKSMTKAMGAEYHRLRFGIGRPPGRMQVADFVLKDFSSAERKELDYFVDRAADAVECLVTEGLERAQSAYNS
- the glmU gene encoding bifunctional UDP-N-acetylglucosamine diphosphorylase/glucosamine-1-phosphate N-acetyltransferase GlmU, with the protein product MSANRPAAVVVLAAGEGTRMKSKTPKVLHEIAGRSLVGHVVSAARELEPEDLVVVVGHAREQVKGHLDAFYAGTRTAVQEEQNGTGHAVRTALAELGRAPEGTVVVVCGDTPLLSGETLRALAATHAADGNAVTVLTAEVPDATGYGRIVRDVVSGAVTEIVEHKDATEEQRAIREINSGVFAFDGVLLADALGKVRTDNSQGEEYLTDVLSILREAGHRVGASVAVDHREILGINNRVQLAEARALLNARLLERAMLAGVTVVDPASTFVDVTVTFEPDATVLPNTLLLGSTHVAEDAVVGPNSRLKDTRVGRGARVDNTVADGAVVGEGASVGPYAYLRPGTDLGARSKAGTYVEMKNAVIGEGTKVPHLSYVGDATIGEFTNIGAASVFVNYDGEAKHHTTIGSHCRTGSDNMFVAPITIGDGVYTAAGSVITKDVPPGSLAVARGQQRNIEGWVARKRPGSAAAQAALAASEKSAGES
- a CDS encoding PT domain-containing protein, with amino-acid sequence MTAASLLLAPVASATGKPKGDNGTVKIHDSKTGEELKHNEPKVCSFYLDAFGFDAEQKVQWHIEAWAKNEQEKGTTVKEGTIVLDGDGHERTEDMTLPNGQYKLFWNFEGENGRAKHKVFKTDCPTDKPTDKPTDKPTDKPTDKPTDKPTDKPTDKPGTETPGTSESPSASPSTPGATNAPGSNGGNGGNGGDSDGNLAETGSSAPVGIIAAAAVALAGAGAFLVSRRRKAQQH